From Pseudomonas fluorescens, one genomic window encodes:
- a CDS encoding DUF2242 domain-containing protein produces MFTSFPLRAAGLALMLAAMAGCSKDQAIYEHENFDDSGTFSRKYPVTDTASCEAARRALLSQGYIITSSDPKLISGHKSFQQTGDTHMEISFSVVCAEDSSHHATMFANALQDRYALKKTNNSASLGVGVLGSVSMPIGSSDDSMVKVASETVTAAKFYERFFALVEVFLPPEVKKAAHISEKPQTDLGVPEPKAAPVVPASTPPAAEPAPIEAAPVIPAAAEPVAPTVSEPVAPPPEAAPITPDSKVETTPEAAPEVITAPSNPESLPPPSEPIPALPASGL; encoded by the coding sequence ATGTTCACATCATTTCCTCTGCGTGCCGCCGGACTGGCGCTGATGCTGGCAGCCATGGCCGGTTGCTCCAAGGACCAGGCCATCTATGAGCATGAGAACTTCGATGATTCCGGGACGTTTTCGCGCAAATACCCGGTGACCGACACGGCATCCTGCGAGGCGGCACGCCGTGCATTGCTGAGCCAGGGCTACATCATCACCAGCTCCGATCCGAAATTGATCAGCGGGCACAAGAGCTTCCAGCAGACCGGCGACACGCACATGGAGATCAGCTTCAGCGTGGTCTGCGCCGAAGACAGCAGCCATCATGCGACGATGTTTGCCAATGCCCTGCAGGATCGCTACGCGCTGAAGAAGACCAACAACTCGGCCAGCCTGGGGGTTGGCGTTTTGGGGTCGGTGTCGATGCCGATCGGTTCGTCCGATGATTCGATGGTCAAGGTTGCCAGTGAAACCGTAACCGCGGCCAAGTTCTACGAGCGCTTCTTTGCCCTGGTCGAAGTCTTTCTGCCGCCTGAAGTGAAGAAAGCTGCGCACATCAGCGAAAAACCCCAGACCGACCTCGGCGTGCCGGAGCCCAAGGCGGCGCCTGTGGTGCCGGCATCGACGCCGCCAGCCGCTGAGCCCGCCCCGATCGAAGCGGCTCCAGTGATCCCGGCAGCCGCAGAGCCGGTCGCACCTACGGTGTCCGAACCGGTTGCGCCACCGCCCGAGGCGGCGCCGATCACTCCCGACAGCAAAGTTGAAACCACGCCAGAAGCGGCTCCCGAAGTGATCACCGCGCCGAGCAACCCGGAGTCCTTGCCGCCGCCCTCCGAGCCGATTCCGGCCTTGCCGGCCTCGGGCCTGTAA
- a CDS encoding SurA N-terminal domain-containing protein has product MLQNIRDNSQGWIAKTIIGVIVALMALTGFDAIFQATTHKNDVAKVNGEEISQNELSQAVDMQRRQLMQQLGKDFDASLLDEKMLRDSALKGLIDRKLLLQGAHDSKFAFSEAALDQVILMTPEFQVDGKFSPERFDQVIRQLGYSRMQFRQMLAQEMLIGQLRAGLAGSGFVTDAQVLAFARLEKQTRDFATLNVKADPAAVKLTDEEVKAYYDEHAKEFMTPDQVVIDYLELKKSSFFDQVAVKDEELQDAYQKEIANLAEQRRAAHILIEVNDKVSEAQAKAKIEDVQARLAKGESFEALAKEFSQDPGSAANGGDLGYAGPGVYDPAFETALYALNKDQVSAPVRSSFGYHLIKLLGVEAPEVPSFASLKDKLTREAKTQQVEQRFVEATKQLEDSSFEASDLAQPAADLKLTVHTSAPFGREGGEGVAANRAVITAAFSPEVLDEGANSGAIELDPETVIVLRAKEHRKPEQLPLASVDTAIRAQLIKEHASAAAKAKADELVASLRDGKTAPGSLSWKVTEAATRGQEGVDPTVLQALFRMPKPAAKDKPTFSSVTLPDGSLVIVRLNGVNEAAAPTDAEKAEYRRYLASRVGQQDFAAYRKQLESQADVKHY; this is encoded by the coding sequence ACAAGGCTGGATTGCCAAGACTATTATTGGGGTCATCGTTGCACTGATGGCCCTGACCGGTTTCGACGCCATTTTCCAGGCCACCACGCATAAAAACGACGTGGCCAAGGTCAATGGTGAAGAAATCAGCCAGAACGAGCTGAGCCAGGCGGTCGACATGCAACGTCGCCAGCTCATGCAACAGTTGGGCAAGGACTTCGATGCTTCCTTGCTCGACGAAAAAATGCTGCGTGATTCAGCGCTCAAGGGCCTGATCGATCGCAAACTGCTGCTGCAGGGCGCCCACGACTCCAAGTTCGCTTTCTCCGAAGCTGCGTTGGACCAAGTGATCCTGATGACCCCTGAGTTCCAGGTTGATGGCAAGTTCAGCCCTGAGCGTTTCGACCAGGTGATTCGTCAGTTGGGCTATAGCCGCATGCAATTCCGCCAGATGCTGGCTCAGGAAATGCTGATCGGCCAACTGCGTGCTGGCCTGGCAGGCAGTGGCTTTGTAACCGATGCCCAGGTGCTGGCATTTGCCCGTCTGGAAAAACAGACCCGCGATTTCGCTACCCTGAACGTCAAGGCCGACCCGGCCGCGGTGAAACTCACCGACGAAGAGGTCAAGGCTTACTACGACGAACACGCCAAGGAATTCATGACCCCGGATCAGGTGGTCATTGATTACCTCGAGCTGAAAAAGTCGTCGTTCTTTGATCAGGTTGCAGTGAAAGACGAAGAGTTGCAGGACGCCTATCAGAAAGAAATCGCCAACCTGGCCGAACAACGCCGGGCTGCGCACATTCTGATTGAAGTCAACGACAAGGTCAGCGAGGCGCAAGCCAAGGCCAAGATCGAAGACGTGCAGGCGCGCCTGGCTAAAGGCGAAAGCTTCGAGGCCCTGGCCAAGGAGTTCTCCCAGGATCCGGGTTCGGCTGCCAATGGCGGTGACCTCGGTTATGCAGGTCCAGGCGTCTACGATCCGGCCTTTGAAACCGCGCTGTACGCGCTGAACAAAGACCAGGTCTCGGCACCGGTTCGCTCCAGTTTCGGTTATCACCTGATCAAGCTGTTGGGTGTGGAAGCGCCAGAAGTGCCGAGTTTTGCCAGCCTGAAAGACAAGCTGACTCGTGAAGCGAAAACCCAACAGGTCGAGCAGCGTTTTGTCGAAGCGACCAAGCAACTGGAAGACTCGTCGTTCGAAGCCTCCGACCTGGCCCAGCCGGCTGCCGATCTGAAGCTGACCGTCCACACCAGCGCGCCATTTGGCCGCGAAGGTGGTGAAGGTGTTGCCGCCAACCGTGCAGTGATCACGGCGGCGTTCAGCCCGGAAGTGCTGGATGAAGGCGCTAACAGTGGGGCGATCGAGCTGGATCCGGAAACCGTGATCGTGCTGCGTGCCAAGGAGCACCGCAAGCCAGAGCAACTGCCGCTGGCCAGCGTTGATACCGCTATCCGCGCGCAACTGATCAAGGAGCACGCCAGTGCCGCGGCCAAGGCCAAGGCGGATGAGCTGGTTGCCAGCCTGCGCGACGGCAAGACCGCCCCGGGCAGCCTGAGCTGGAAAGTCACCGAAGCGGCCACCCGTGGCCAGGAAGGCGTCGATCCGACCGTGCTGCAGGCCTTGTTCCGCATGCCCAAGCCTGCTGCCAAGGACAAACCGACCTTCAGCAGCGTGACCCTGCCGGACGGCAGCCTGGTGATCGTGCGCCTCAACGGTGTCAACGAAGCCGCGGCGCCAACCGATGCAGAGAAAGCCGAGTACCGTCGCTACCTCGCCTCGCGCGTCGGTCAGCAGGACTTTGCGGCATACCGCAAGCAGTTGGAAAGCCAGGCAGACGTCAAGCATTACTGA
- a CDS encoding AraC family transcriptional regulator → MKPLPMRLGDLSVGFIHSLADAVRSHGLDPQPLLEQYGLDAARLAEPGARLSIPRYMRLGHAAIQLTGNPALGLRMGQLSRLNQLGLAGVTAAQAPTVREAARCISRFEALYGSNYRGQSSFHEDTCGAWLRFYSISPYNTYNRFVVDSVIASWLHQLSSISDAPLRAERVEIEFPQPDYHGDYALLGDCALQFGAEHNQLRLSQDSLAQRNPAHCPSTWRLLLNLCERELEQMTRTRTLRERITSLLGPLLNGGREPDLEEVAARLKLPTWTLRRKLAEEGTQFRAILNDTRRDLAMTYIRDTELAFGEIAYLLGFASAEAFQRAFKRWNSQTPGEFRRSHRQSA, encoded by the coding sequence ATGAAGCCATTGCCCATGCGCCTTGGCGACCTGTCCGTGGGCTTCATCCACAGCCTGGCAGATGCGGTACGCAGCCATGGCCTCGACCCACAACCCCTGCTCGAACAGTACGGCCTGGATGCCGCCCGCCTGGCAGAACCGGGGGCTCGGTTATCGATACCGCGCTATATGCGCCTGGGCCATGCCGCGATCCAGTTGACCGGTAATCCGGCACTGGGCCTGCGCATGGGCCAGCTCAGCCGTCTGAATCAACTCGGCCTGGCCGGCGTCACCGCCGCCCAGGCCCCCACGGTGCGTGAAGCAGCCCGCTGCATCAGTCGCTTCGAAGCCCTGTACGGTTCCAACTATCGGGGCCAATCGAGCTTCCACGAAGACACCTGTGGCGCCTGGCTGCGGTTCTATTCGATCAGTCCCTACAACACCTACAACCGCTTTGTAGTGGACTCGGTCATTGCCAGTTGGCTGCATCAGCTGTCCAGCATCAGCGACGCGCCCTTGCGCGCCGAGCGCGTTGAGATCGAGTTTCCACAGCCTGATTACCATGGGGATTACGCCCTGCTCGGTGATTGCGCCTTGCAGTTCGGCGCTGAACATAACCAATTGCGCCTCAGCCAGGACAGCCTGGCCCAGCGCAATCCTGCCCATTGCCCGAGCACCTGGCGCCTGTTGCTGAACTTGTGCGAGCGAGAACTGGAGCAGATGACCCGTACTCGCACCCTGCGCGAGCGCATTACTTCGTTACTGGGGCCATTGCTCAATGGCGGTCGGGAACCCGACCTGGAAGAAGTGGCGGCACGCCTGAAGCTGCCCACCTGGACCTTGCGCCGCAAGCTCGCCGAAGAAGGTACGCAATTTCGCGCGATTCTCAACGACACTCGCCGCGACCTGGCAATGACCTATATCCGCGACACGGAACTGGCGTTCGGCGAAATCGCCTACCTGCTGGGGTTTGCCTCGGCTGAAGCTTTTCAGCGCGCCTTCAAACGCTGGAACAGCCAGACGCCGGGTGAGTTTCGCCGCAGTCACCGGCAATCGGCATAA
- a CDS encoding nitrilase-related carbon-nitrogen hydrolase: MRKLLYLTLSMALVAVITSYAMWTTERPAGHYLSDLRIQLAVDQGVPGDRGNLLGIQPQLFPTDYQSPERLHRKLAAYLQQARDLGLLNAKTVVVLPEHVGTWLMVSGEKDELYQAATFDEAMNWLAASNPLPFLRAWVTAKGDSRVADAHLRMKAKNMARQYQALFGGLAREFQVTLVAGSIVLPEPRVEDGSLKIGRGPLYNASLVFGRDGLPLGQPQRQISPSVEERTFIQADAEQTLTVVDTPAGRLGILIGNDSWYPGNYRMLNEQGATLIAVPAFVSGRGTWDKPWRGYQGPSTPSEISLKPGELSEGQAWHRLTLTSQQPISQARAGISVFLRGQFWDRGNAGQSFLSSNGQHFADGEARGARLLNLWL, encoded by the coding sequence ATGCGCAAACTTTTGTACCTGACCCTGTCCATGGCCCTGGTCGCCGTTATCACCAGCTATGCCATGTGGACCACCGAACGCCCGGCGGGTCACTATCTGTCTGACCTGCGCATCCAGCTTGCGGTCGACCAGGGGGTGCCGGGTGACCGTGGCAATCTCTTGGGCATCCAGCCCCAACTGTTCCCCACTGACTATCAAAGCCCCGAGCGCCTGCACCGCAAGCTCGCTGCCTATCTGCAACAAGCTCGTGATCTCGGCCTGCTCAATGCGAAGACCGTGGTGGTACTGCCGGAGCATGTCGGCACCTGGTTGATGGTCAGCGGCGAAAAGGATGAGTTGTATCAGGCCGCCACCTTTGACGAAGCCATGAATTGGTTGGCAGCGAGCAATCCGCTGCCATTCCTGCGCGCCTGGGTGACGGCCAAGGGCGACAGTCGTGTGGCTGACGCTCACCTGCGGATGAAGGCAAAGAACATGGCCCGGCAGTATCAGGCCCTGTTCGGCGGCCTGGCCCGGGAGTTCCAGGTGACGCTGGTGGCGGGCAGTATTGTTCTGCCTGAGCCAAGGGTCGAAGACGGTAGCCTGAAGATCGGCCGCGGGCCGTTGTACAACGCCAGCCTGGTGTTTGGTCGCGATGGTTTGCCACTGGGCCAGCCGCAGCGCCAGATAAGCCCGAGTGTCGAAGAGCGAACATTTATCCAGGCCGACGCCGAGCAGACACTGACGGTCGTCGACACCCCTGCCGGACGCCTGGGCATATTGATCGGCAATGACAGTTGGTACCCCGGCAATTACCGCATGCTCAACGAACAAGGCGCCACGCTGATCGCCGTGCCGGCGTTTGTCAGCGGTCGCGGCACCTGGGACAAACCCTGGCGTGGCTATCAGGGGCCATCGACGCCGAGTGAAATCAGTCTCAAACCCGGCGAACTCAGCGAGGGCCAGGCCTGGCATCGCCTGACGCTCACCAGTCAGCAACCCATCAGCCAGGCCCGCGCCGGGATCAGCGTGTTCCTGCGCGGGCAGTTCTGGGATCGGGGCAATGCCGGCCAGAGTTTCCTCAGCAGCAATGGCCAGCATTTCGCCGACGGCGAGGCGCGTGGAGCGCGCCTGCTGAACCTCTGGTTGTAA